In a single window of the Halobaculum lipolyticum genome:
- a CDS encoding MFS transporter: MSDSPDGADAADEAAADSSTDADRPRGSRRAVAVVIGVVFLDLLGFGVVIPILPFYVRSFGVSDVFIGLTAASYSLAQFLAAPTLGRISDERGRRPVIAFSVAMAGVAWLVFGFATEIGAIAGTGAAVATLLLSRTLAGAAGGNISAAQAYIADVTPREKRAGALGLVGAAFSLGFVFGPALGGVAASDPVVSAADALLPAFVPTTRFTLPSFLAAGLSFLAFGAALAVLKEPDRTRGSGARSGSLIDQFRTALADDALRPLVASYFVTSVAFAGIQVMFIPFAADFYGYDATAAAVFLTYIGVLGTINQGALVGPLERRLGAVRLAVIGGTSLAAALAFLPFTPEIGALLPLPGDPGSGLLSGPLLTGPTVALFGVGALLSFGNGALNVSLSTLVSDRASDETQGAAFGVTQGAGSLGRTVGPPVAASAYVLAYWSPFVAGAVLLVPVVYVLGRGGAFGGSEAAGTE; the protein is encoded by the coding sequence GTGAGCGATTCACCCGACGGAGCCGACGCCGCCGACGAAGCGGCGGCCGACTCGTCGACCGACGCCGACCGACCGCGCGGCTCCCGGCGCGCCGTCGCGGTCGTCATCGGCGTCGTCTTCCTCGACCTGCTCGGCTTCGGCGTCGTCATCCCGATCCTCCCCTTCTACGTGCGCTCGTTCGGCGTCTCGGACGTGTTCATCGGGCTGACGGCCGCATCCTACTCGCTGGCGCAGTTCCTCGCGGCGCCGACGCTGGGCCGGATCTCCGACGAGCGCGGTCGCCGGCCGGTGATCGCCTTCTCGGTCGCGATGGCCGGCGTCGCGTGGCTCGTGTTCGGGTTCGCGACGGAGATCGGCGCGATCGCCGGCACCGGCGCCGCCGTCGCCACCCTCCTGCTGTCGCGGACGCTCGCGGGCGCCGCCGGCGGCAACATCTCCGCCGCGCAGGCGTACATCGCGGACGTGACCCCCCGGGAGAAGCGGGCGGGCGCGCTCGGCCTCGTCGGCGCGGCGTTCTCGCTGGGGTTCGTGTTCGGTCCCGCCCTCGGCGGCGTCGCCGCCAGCGACCCGGTCGTCTCGGCGGCCGACGCGCTCCTCCCGGCGTTCGTCCCGACGACGCGGTTCACCCTCCCGAGCTTCCTCGCGGCCGGGCTGTCGTTCCTCGCGTTCGGGGCCGCGTTGGCCGTGCTGAAGGAGCCGGACCGGACCCGCGGGAGCGGCGCGCGGAGCGGGTCGCTGATCGACCAGTTCCGCACCGCCCTCGCGGACGACGCGCTCCGCCCGCTCGTCGCCTCCTACTTCGTCACCTCGGTCGCGTTCGCGGGCATCCAGGTGATGTTCATCCCGTTCGCGGCGGACTTCTACGGCTACGACGCGACCGCCGCCGCCGTCTTCCTCACGTACATCGGCGTCCTCGGCACGATCAACCAGGGCGCGCTCGTCGGACCGCTGGAACGCCGCCTCGGCGCGGTCCGACTCGCCGTGATCGGCGGCACGTCGCTGGCGGCGGCGCTGGCGTTCCTCCCGTTCACGCCCGAGATCGGCGCGCTCCTGCCGCTGCCGGGCGACCCCGGGAGCGGACTGCTGTCGGGACCGCTCCTGACGGGACCGACCGTCGCGCTGTTCGGCGTCGGCGCGCTGCTGTCGTTCGGCAACGGCGCGCTCAACGTCTCGCTGTCGACGCTCGTCTCCGACCGCGCCAGCGACGAGACGCAGGGCGCCGCCTTCGGCGTCACACAGGGCGCCGGGAGCCTCGGGCGGACCGTCGGCCCGCCCGTGGCGGCGTCGGCGTACGTGCTGGCGTACTGGTCGCCGTTCGTCGCCGGCGCGGTGCTGCTCGTGCCCGTGGTGTACGTGTTGGGGCGCGGCGGCGCGTTCGGGGGAAGCGAGGCCGCGGGAACGGAGTGA
- a CDS encoding DUF7474 family protein: MPRFAYPCPGCRTTNSLHDADCDFEGTEWHHIEQAYTDVLAVLVDGAVTESALQHAVHDEWSGLHRAALDLLQREGRVETDGDTLRLLTAERYREEVSEPTREPMATIYRQGSYPGCHDNAVFAMVAWYEMVGLSWQETRQNVVDWLHTSGTWDRGGFEEASPEQLVDSKRHVYEAGYGWKEKAQAAKRVIERHG; encoded by the coding sequence GTGCCCCGGTTCGCGTACCCCTGCCCCGGCTGTCGCACCACGAACAGCCTGCACGACGCCGACTGCGACTTCGAGGGGACCGAGTGGCACCACATCGAACAGGCGTACACCGACGTCCTCGCCGTGCTCGTCGACGGCGCCGTCACCGAGTCCGCCCTCCAACACGCCGTCCACGACGAGTGGTCGGGGCTGCACCGCGCGGCGTTAGACCTCCTCCAGCGCGAGGGGCGCGTCGAGACCGACGGCGACACCCTCCGCCTCCTCACCGCCGAACGCTACCGCGAGGAAGTGAGCGAACCGACCCGCGAGCCGATGGCGACCATCTACCGGCAGGGGAGCTACCCCGGCTGCCACGACAACGCGGTGTTCGCGATGGTCGCGTGGTACGAGATGGTCGGCCTGTCGTGGCAGGAGACCCGCCAGAACGTGGTCGACTGGCTCCACACCTCCGGCACGTGGGACCGCGGCGGCTTCGAGGAGGCCTCGCCCGAACAGCTCGTCGACAGCAAACGGCACGTGTACGAGGCCGGCTACGGCTGGAAGGAGAAGGCGCAGGCGGCGAAGCGGGTCATCGAGCGCCACGGCTGA
- a CDS encoding PAS domain S-box protein, whose translation MSATDDAIQVLHVDDEPAFAELVATYLEREHDRIAVHSASDPDEGRAVLADTDIDCVVSDHDMPGENGIEFLRSVRADYPDLPFVLFTGKGSEEVASDAISAGVTDYLQKGGGTDKYALLANRIVNAVDASRDRRMLTERTRRLETLIDTLPGIIYRCRNEPTWPMETVDGEVEAVTGYDAGVLERNEVVWGEEVIHPDDRDRTWERVQAAVAVGERFEVTYRIHTRDGETRWMWERGRGVYDDDGELAAIEGFITDVTDRKEHERRLERTTARLEALFEHSPDMIDVHDAEGTIVDANPRLCEELGYTETELTSMNVRDIDRALAADEARDIWAGMEPGDRHELEGVYERRDGSTFPVKVHVRRLDIDGEDRFVVSSRDISARKRRDRKLEQLRECSRALTYTRTAAETAQLAVDAADEIIGADLSSVHLVTDRGDRMESVAAADPVADAFDGLPVYDRDAAPGTRSHFAWGVFDSGEPTYVPSTSRLDGLAEPTPAESVVFHPLAEHGLFIVSSREPDAFSDTDLLLVEILANYLETALDRVVREETNRTRRHSLEQLHDATRDLVRASSTAAVADGVIEAVEEILGFSVAVVRFYDPEVDGLVPAAESERLPEVLPDREVFTAESGSLNWGAFEAGEVRVYGDIETADGASDAGTGLRSLLVVPMGDHGTISLGETVPNVFDDTDVYLARILATAAETALDELAGERSLRDSRDELRRQNERLEEFASVVSHDLRNPLNVATGRLALARDDCDSDHLAAVERAHDRMNALIEDLLALARGADGDVSRQPVALAATVRECWDNVDTADASLVLDVDADATIRADERRLKQLFENLLRNAVEHGGDTVTVTVGGSSDGFWLADDGAGIPAGERDAVFEAGYSTSEDGTGFGLRIVKQVADAHGWEVRAVDGADGGARFEFADVTVVDG comes from the coding sequence ATGAGCGCTACAGACGACGCGATACAGGTCCTCCACGTGGACGACGAGCCGGCGTTCGCTGAGCTAGTCGCGACGTATCTGGAGCGCGAACACGACCGGATCGCGGTCCACAGCGCGAGCGACCCCGACGAGGGCCGGGCCGTGTTGGCCGACACCGATATCGACTGCGTCGTCTCGGACCACGACATGCCGGGGGAGAACGGGATCGAGTTCCTCCGCTCGGTCCGCGCGGACTACCCCGACCTCCCGTTCGTGCTGTTCACCGGCAAAGGCTCCGAGGAGGTCGCGAGCGACGCGATCTCCGCCGGCGTCACCGACTACCTCCAGAAGGGCGGCGGCACCGACAAGTACGCGCTGCTCGCCAACCGGATCGTCAACGCCGTCGACGCGTCGCGGGACCGGCGGATGTTGACCGAGCGGACGCGGCGCCTGGAGACGCTGATCGACACCCTCCCGGGGATCATCTACCGCTGTCGCAACGAGCCGACGTGGCCGATGGAGACCGTCGACGGGGAGGTCGAGGCGGTGACCGGATACGACGCCGGGGTGCTGGAGCGCAACGAGGTGGTGTGGGGCGAGGAGGTGATCCACCCGGACGACCGGGACCGGACGTGGGAGCGTGTCCAGGCGGCGGTCGCGGTCGGCGAGCGGTTCGAGGTCACCTACCGGATCCACACGCGCGACGGGGAGACGCGGTGGATGTGGGAGCGCGGCCGCGGCGTGTACGACGACGACGGCGAGTTGGCGGCCATCGAGGGGTTCATCACCGACGTTACCGACCGCAAGGAGCACGAACGCCGCCTCGAACGGACGACCGCCCGGCTGGAAGCGCTGTTCGAACACTCCCCGGATATGATCGACGTCCACGACGCCGAGGGGACCATCGTCGACGCCAACCCCAGACTCTGCGAGGAGTTGGGGTACACCGAGACCGAACTCACCTCGATGAACGTGCGGGACATCGACCGCGCGCTCGCCGCCGACGAGGCACGCGACATCTGGGCGGGGATGGAGCCGGGGGACCGACACGAGTTGGAGGGCGTGTACGAGCGCCGCGACGGGTCGACGTTCCCCGTCAAGGTCCACGTGAGGCGGCTCGACATCGACGGCGAGGACCGGTTCGTCGTCAGCAGCCGGGACATCTCCGCGCGCAAGCGCCGCGACCGGAAGCTCGAACAGCTCCGCGAGTGCTCCCGAGCGCTCACGTACACGCGCACTGCCGCGGAGACGGCGCAGCTGGCGGTCGACGCCGCCGACGAGATCATCGGCGCCGACCTGAGCAGCGTCCACCTCGTGACCGACCGGGGCGACCGGATGGAGTCGGTCGCCGCCGCCGACCCCGTCGCCGACGCGTTCGACGGGCTGCCCGTGTACGACCGGGACGCCGCGCCGGGGACCCGGTCGCACTTCGCGTGGGGGGTGTTCGACAGCGGCGAGCCGACGTACGTCCCCTCAACCTCGCGGCTGGACGGGCTGGCGGAGCCGACGCCGGCCGAGAGCGTGGTGTTCCACCCGCTCGCGGAGCACGGCCTGTTCATCGTCTCCTCGAGGGAGCCGGACGCCTTCTCCGACACCGACCTGCTGCTCGTGGAGATCCTCGCGAACTACCTCGAGACCGCCCTCGACCGCGTGGTCCGCGAGGAGACCAACCGGACGCGCCGACACAGCCTCGAACAGCTCCACGACGCCACCCGGGACCTCGTCCGGGCGTCGTCGACGGCGGCGGTCGCCGACGGGGTCATCGAAGCGGTCGAGGAGATCCTCGGCTTCTCGGTCGCCGTCGTGCGGTTCTACGACCCGGAGGTGGACGGGCTGGTGCCGGCAGCCGAGTCCGAACGGCTCCCGGAGGTGCTCCCGGACCGAGAGGTGTTCACCGCCGAGTCGGGGAGCCTCAACTGGGGCGCGTTCGAGGCGGGCGAGGTTCGGGTGTACGGGGACATCGAGACGGCCGACGGGGCGAGCGACGCCGGCACCGGACTCCGGAGCCTGTTGGTCGTCCCGATGGGCGACCACGGGACCATCTCGCTGGGCGAGACGGTGCCGAACGTGTTCGACGACACCGACGTGTACCTCGCCCGCATCCTCGCGACGGCCGCCGAGACGGCGCTCGACGAGTTGGCCGGGGAGCGCTCGCTGCGCGACAGCCGCGACGAGTTGCGGCGCCAGAACGAGCGCCTCGAGGAGTTCGCCTCGGTCGTCTCCCACGACCTCCGCAACCCGCTGAACGTCGCGACCGGCCGGCTGGCGCTCGCGAGAGACGACTGCGACAGCGACCACCTCGCCGCCGTCGAGCGCGCACACGACCGGATGAACGCCCTCATCGAGGACCTGCTCGCGCTGGCGCGGGGCGCCGACGGCGACGTCTCCCGCCAGCCGGTCGCGCTCGCGGCGACGGTCCGCGAGTGCTGGGACAACGTCGACACCGCCGACGCCTCGCTCGTCCTCGACGTCGACGCCGACGCCACGATCCGGGCGGACGAGCGTCGCCTCAAACAGCTGTTCGAGAACCTGCTCCGGAACGCGGTCGAACACGGCGGCGACACCGTCACCGTCACGGTCGGGGGGTCGAGCGACGGCTTCTGGCTCGCGGACGACGGCGCCGGCATCCCCGCCGGGGAGCGCGACGCGGTGTTCGAGGCGGGCTACTCGACGAGCGAGGACGGCACCGGCTTCGGACTCCGGATCGTCAAACAGGTCGCCGACGCCCACGGGTGGGAGGTCCGCGCGGTCGACGGCGCCGACGGCGGCGCCCGCTTCGAGTTCGCCGACGTGACGGTCGTCGACGGGTAG
- a CDS encoding universal stress protein, with product MPGFDTIVVATDGSESVSRAVTVALDLAERFDAAVHALYVVDSGEVDSSPDAVREQMRNALQERGGAAIVEVQKRAGRDVTAVVREGRPANEIADYAREIDADLVATGTRGRHGENRFLIGSVAERVVRTCPVPVLTVRQLEGDADEGDADAAA from the coding sequence ATGCCCGGATTCGACACCATCGTCGTCGCCACGGACGGCTCCGAGAGCGTGTCGCGCGCCGTCACGGTCGCGCTCGATCTGGCCGAGCGCTTCGACGCGGCGGTCCACGCGCTGTACGTCGTCGACAGCGGCGAGGTCGACTCCTCTCCCGACGCGGTCCGCGAACAGATGCGCAACGCGCTCCAGGAGCGCGGCGGCGCCGCCATCGTCGAGGTCCAGAAGCGCGCCGGCCGCGACGTCACCGCCGTCGTCCGCGAGGGGCGCCCGGCCAACGAGATCGCCGACTACGCCCGCGAGATCGACGCCGACCTCGTCGCCACCGGCACCCGCGGCCGCCACGGCGAGAACCGCTTCCTCATCGGCTCGGTCGCCGAGCGCGTCGTCCGTACGTGCCCGGTCCCGGTGCTCACCGTCCGCCAACTGGAGGGCGACGCCGACGAGGGGGACGCCGACGCGGCCGCCTGA
- a CDS encoding DHH family phosphoesterase — MDDELIDSGSLPLERKSRLPGTGFFYPDSLDEDRAEERAKEAVEGAEAVVITDSDADGLGCVALVREAYDAALDPEPFEVRRRAKLDDTYEEQFGEDADDEADRQESPVALLPSGPHSFEEDLGYAAEYLEDGTDVFVCDICPDEFEYIAEDLTAVVDRADAVRWFDHHQWDEELAASVRELGVDLVVGESDEECSTDVTLRSLDYDFDERFAELAAVTRDHDLWLKEDPRSHDLADYAYWTGAEEYAAVVGAYGAALPDVATEYVEHRRVEKRRLIEKAVGRAVHHEVGDWTVGVTYGRCSQNEVADALREDGADAAVIVKPSGSASIRGSEGFERAHEVAGRVNGGGHPKAAGCKPDIYDDMLDYGHHWTTEGATAKRVILRAFEAVADEAAAEDAADAAE, encoded by the coding sequence ATGGACGACGAACTCATCGACAGCGGCTCGCTGCCGCTGGAGCGCAAGTCCCGGCTCCCCGGAACGGGCTTCTTCTACCCGGACTCGCTGGACGAGGACCGCGCCGAGGAGCGCGCGAAGGAGGCCGTCGAGGGCGCCGAGGCGGTCGTGATCACCGACTCCGACGCGGACGGACTCGGCTGTGTCGCGCTCGTCCGCGAGGCGTACGACGCCGCGCTCGACCCCGAACCGTTCGAGGTGCGCCGCCGCGCCAAACTCGACGACACCTACGAGGAGCAGTTCGGCGAGGACGCCGACGACGAGGCCGACCGTCAGGAGTCGCCCGTCGCCCTGCTCCCCTCCGGCCCGCACTCCTTCGAGGAGGACCTCGGCTACGCCGCCGAGTACCTCGAGGACGGGACGGACGTGTTCGTCTGCGACATCTGCCCCGACGAGTTCGAGTACATCGCCGAGGACCTCACCGCGGTCGTCGACCGTGCCGACGCCGTCCGGTGGTTCGACCACCACCAGTGGGACGAGGAACTGGCCGCCTCGGTTCGCGAACTCGGCGTCGACCTCGTCGTCGGCGAGAGCGACGAGGAGTGCTCGACGGACGTCACCCTGCGCTCGCTCGACTACGACTTCGACGAGCGGTTCGCCGAACTCGCGGCGGTGACCCGCGACCACGACCTCTGGCTGAAGGAGGACCCGCGCTCGCACGACTTGGCGGACTACGCCTACTGGACCGGTGCCGAGGAGTACGCCGCCGTCGTCGGCGCGTACGGCGCCGCCCTCCCGGACGTGGCGACGGAGTACGTCGAACACCGCCGCGTCGAGAAGCGCCGCCTGATCGAGAAGGCCGTCGGCCGCGCGGTCCACCACGAGGTCGGCGACTGGACCGTCGGCGTCACGTACGGCCGGTGTTCGCAAAACGAGGTCGCCGACGCGCTCCGCGAGGACGGCGCCGACGCCGCCGTGATCGTCAAGCCCTCCGGCTCCGCCTCCATCCGCGGCTCCGAGGGGTTCGAACGCGCCCACGAGGTCGCCGGACGGGTGAACGGCGGCGGCCACCCGAAGGCCGCCGGCTGTAAGCCGGACATCTACGACGACATGCTCGACTACGGCCACCACTGGACGACCGAGGGCGCCACCGCCAAGCGCGTCATCCTCCGGGCCTTCGAGGCCGTCGCCGACGAGGCGGCCGCCGAGGACGCCGCCGACGCGGCGGAGTAG
- a CDS encoding alcohol dehydrogenase, whose product MKAARVPEPGADFEVVDVETPEPAAGEVRVAVDACGICHSDAFVKEGAYPGIDYPRVPGHEVAGRVDAVGDDVTAWSEGDRVGVGWHGGHCFECDACRRGDFQQCEDAQITGIAYDGGYAEYMTAPAEALAAVPADLDAVDAAPLLCAGVTTFNALRNTDARPGDLVAVQGVGGLGHLGIQYAHAAGFETVALSRSPDKEELADDLGADHFVNAAEEDAAQALRELGGADVVLATAPSAPAIESVVDGLGTDGRVVVVGVPGEDVAVNAQSLVGVRGGVEGWASGDARDSQDTLEFSDLRDVTPEVETFALDDVREAYSRMIDNEARFRAVLEP is encoded by the coding sequence ATGAAGGCGGCACGAGTTCCCGAACCGGGCGCCGACTTCGAGGTCGTCGACGTGGAGACGCCAGAGCCGGCGGCCGGCGAGGTCCGCGTCGCCGTCGACGCCTGCGGCATCTGTCACAGCGACGCGTTCGTGAAGGAGGGCGCGTACCCCGGCATCGACTACCCCCGGGTGCCCGGCCACGAGGTCGCGGGCCGCGTCGACGCCGTCGGCGACGACGTGACGGCGTGGAGCGAGGGCGACCGCGTCGGCGTGGGCTGGCACGGCGGCCACTGCTTCGAGTGCGACGCCTGCCGCCGCGGCGACTTCCAGCAGTGCGAGGACGCACAGATCACGGGCATCGCGTACGACGGCGGCTACGCGGAGTACATGACCGCGCCCGCGGAGGCGCTGGCGGCGGTCCCCGCGGACCTCGACGCCGTCGACGCCGCGCCGCTGCTGTGTGCCGGCGTCACGACGTTCAACGCCCTGCGCAACACCGACGCACGCCCCGGCGACCTCGTCGCCGTGCAGGGCGTCGGCGGACTAGGACACCTCGGGATCCAGTACGCCCACGCCGCGGGGTTCGAGACGGTCGCGCTGTCGCGCTCGCCGGACAAGGAGGAACTGGCGGACGACCTCGGCGCGGACCACTTCGTGAACGCCGCCGAGGAAGACGCCGCGCAGGCGCTCCGGGAGTTGGGCGGCGCGGACGTGGTGCTCGCGACCGCGCCGTCGGCGCCGGCCATCGAGTCGGTCGTCGACGGACTCGGCACCGACGGGCGCGTGGTCGTCGTCGGTGTCCCCGGCGAGGACGTGGCCGTGAACGCCCAGTCGCTCGTCGGCGTCCGCGGCGGCGTCGAGGGGTGGGCCTCCGGCGACGCCCGCGACTCCCAGGACACGCTGGAGTTCAGCGACCTCCGCGACGTCACGCCGGAGGTCGAGACGTTCGCCCTCGACGACGTGCGCGAGGCGTACAGCCGGATGATCGACAACGAGGCGCGGTTCCGGGCCGTGCTGGAACCGTAG
- a CDS encoding phosphotransferase family protein, whose translation MTDGSDDALDAEAIDRLVREATGWRVADAVPAETGTDAVWLLDLDPRGSPDPAAPDRAVLKYATFVDDERFRVEPSLLRLVGRETDVPVPSVYTEGRDDGTPYVVLEHRTGETREGGMRSLPPAVQRGVAADAGRHLAAIHDRRTFDAPGTFARDGEDGLRVAEPFDDWPAMFAALVEGHADGFGERFAALADRVAAAAADPPTALAGATPVLVHDDYRLGNLLIDPDAAASPVGTVLDWGAAMAAPAGFDLAKTEDYLCHHAPLDAPLRERVRTALESAYRRRRGGLPDRYGERREPYLLSSRAAACEWFDLWYADAGDDERERIAERHRTALRRLL comes from the coding sequence ATGACCGACGGCTCCGACGACGCCCTCGACGCCGAGGCGATCGATCGACTGGTCCGCGAGGCGACCGGGTGGCGTGTCGCCGACGCGGTCCCCGCCGAGACGGGCACCGACGCGGTGTGGCTACTCGACCTCGACCCGCGCGGGAGTCCCGACCCGGCGGCGCCCGACCGCGCGGTACTGAAGTACGCCACGTTCGTCGACGACGAGCGGTTCCGCGTCGAGCCGTCGCTGCTGCGGCTCGTCGGCCGGGAGACGGACGTGCCGGTGCCGTCGGTGTACACCGAGGGGCGCGACGACGGCACGCCGTACGTCGTGCTCGAACACCGCACGGGCGAGACACGCGAGGGCGGGATGCGCTCGCTCCCGCCGGCCGTCCAGCGCGGCGTCGCCGCCGACGCGGGGCGACACCTCGCCGCGATCCACGACCGCCGAACGTTCGACGCGCCGGGGACGTTCGCCCGCGACGGCGAGGACGGACTCCGGGTGGCCGAGCCGTTCGACGACTGGCCCGCGATGTTCGCCGCGCTGGTCGAGGGCCACGCGGACGGCTTCGGCGAGCGGTTCGCGGCCCTCGCCGACCGCGTCGCCGCCGCGGCCGCGGACCCCCCGACCGCGCTCGCCGGCGCGACGCCGGTCCTCGTGCACGACGACTACCGGCTCGGCAACCTCCTGATCGACCCCGACGCCGCGGCGTCGCCCGTCGGGACGGTGCTCGACTGGGGGGCGGCGATGGCCGCGCCCGCCGGGTTCGATCTGGCGAAGACGGAGGACTACCTGTGTCACCACGCGCCGCTGGACGCGCCGCTGCGCGAGCGTGTGCGGACGGCGTTGGAGTCGGCGTACCGCCGGCGCCGCGGCGGCCTCCCCGACCGCTACGGGGAGCGACGCGAGCCGTACCTGCTGTCGAGTCGTGCGGCCGCCTGCGAGTGGTTCGACCTGTGGTACGCCGACGCCGGCGACGACGAACGCGAGCGGATCGCCGAGCGACACCGGACGGCGTTGCGGCGGCTGCTGTAG
- a CDS encoding DUF5807 family protein, with protein MTDDDGKLDAFLAGERLDDVAIYLTHDHLDDQGKIASMGEAVDDGVVLVVPGDDGRKAFAAGTGMDPMQFAKEAMGRDGVIHPDLGGGECPDAVEAPGEDHDAAFVFAFGEERNEEVGGLYAEGDVMHAYAHCSCGTDYSHKWVMGEYSEEPPVGDEA; from the coding sequence ATGACCGACGACGACGGCAAACTCGACGCGTTCCTCGCGGGCGAGCGCCTCGACGACGTGGCGATCTACCTCACGCACGACCACCTCGACGACCAGGGGAAGATCGCGAGCATGGGCGAGGCCGTCGACGACGGCGTCGTCCTCGTCGTCCCCGGCGACGACGGGCGCAAGGCGTTCGCCGCCGGCACCGGGATGGACCCGATGCAGTTCGCCAAGGAGGCGATGGGCCGCGACGGCGTGATCCACCCCGACCTCGGCGGCGGCGAGTGCCCCGACGCGGTCGAGGCGCCCGGCGAGGACCACGACGCGGCGTTCGTGTTCGCCTTCGGCGAGGAGCGAAACGAGGAGGTCGGCGGGCTGTACGCCGAAGGCGACGTGATGCACGCGTACGCCCACTGCTCGTGCGGCACCGACTACTCGCACAAGTGGGTCATGGGCGAGTACAGCGAGGAGCCGCCCGTCGGGGACGAGGCGTAA
- a CDS encoding sensor histidine kinase: protein MSAEDDSIAVLYVNDEPELLDLLATGLERNAERITVSTAESVAEGLAHRREHAVDCIVSDYSMPEATGIDFLETVREHDPELPFVMFAETGSERVASEAISAGVTDYVIEQAIGNQHELLARKIATYVDRRRAERRAERTNRRLRELADVSDDVLWMFSADWSELLFINGAHELLFGQPVDELYADPDSFLERVHPDDTPRVRAAMARAAGGDSQSVEYRVRQSASVEVWVESHCEPVVEDGEVLRMTGFTRDITDRKVHERELATTNEQLEQFTSTVAHDLRNPIAIADGHLELAREAFDSPHLDASARAVERMDELIDDLLTLARTGTAVGDAEPVEFAEVIRAAEHNVATADATLTVDRTCRIECDATRLKEAVENLLRNAVEHNEAAVAISAGILPDGGGFYVEDDGEGIRPANRDDVFDDGYTTVQKGTGFGLSIVSRIVDAHGWAIEVTGGPDGGARFEVTSVDCCDTPRAPATAGD from the coding sequence ATGAGCGCGGAGGACGACTCGATCGCCGTCCTGTACGTCAACGACGAGCCGGAGCTGTTGGACCTGTTGGCGACGGGGCTGGAGCGAAACGCCGAGCGGATCACCGTCTCGACGGCCGAGTCGGTCGCCGAGGGGCTCGCACACCGCCGCGAGCACGCCGTCGACTGCATCGTGAGCGACTACTCCATGCCGGAGGCCACGGGGATCGACTTCCTCGAGACGGTCCGCGAACACGACCCCGAGCTACCGTTCGTCATGTTCGCCGAGACCGGGAGCGAACGCGTCGCCAGCGAGGCCATCTCGGCGGGCGTCACCGACTACGTGATCGAGCAGGCCATCGGCAACCAACACGAGCTACTGGCTCGCAAGATCGCGACCTACGTGGACCGGCGCCGGGCCGAGCGCCGGGCCGAGCGCACGAACCGTCGGCTCCGGGAACTGGCGGACGTCTCCGACGACGTGCTGTGGATGTTCTCGGCGGACTGGTCGGAGCTGCTGTTCATCAACGGCGCACACGAACTCCTGTTCGGCCAGCCGGTCGACGAGCTGTACGCCGACCCCGACTCGTTCCTCGAACGCGTCCACCCCGACGACACGCCCCGCGTCCGTGCCGCGATGGCGCGGGCCGCCGGCGGCGACTCCCAGAGCGTCGAGTACCGCGTCCGGCAGTCGGCGTCCGTCGAGGTGTGGGTGGAGTCGCACTGTGAGCCGGTCGTCGAGGACGGGGAGGTGCTGCGGATGACCGGGTTCACCCGGGACATCACCGACCGGAAGGTGCACGAGCGCGAGTTGGCGACCACCAACGAACAGCTCGAGCAGTTCACCTCGACGGTCGCACACGACCTGCGCAACCCGATCGCCATCGCCGACGGCCACCTCGAGTTGGCCCGCGAGGCGTTCGACAGCCCCCACCTCGACGCCAGCGCGCGAGCGGTCGAGCGGATGGACGAACTCATCGACGACCTCCTGACGCTCGCGCGCACCGGCACCGCCGTCGGCGACGCCGAGCCGGTCGAGTTCGCCGAGGTCATCCGCGCGGCCGAGCACAACGTCGCGACGGCCGACGCCACGCTCACCGTCGACCGAACCTGTCGGATCGAGTGTGACGCCACCCGGCTGAAGGAGGCGGTCGAGAACCTCCTGCGCAACGCCGTCGAACACAACGAGGCGGCGGTCGCGATCTCAGCCGGCATCCTCCCCGACGGGGGCGGCTTCTACGTCGAAGACGACGGCGAGGGGATCCGGCCGGCCAACCGGGACGACGTGTTCGACGACGGCTACACCACCGTCCAGAAGGGGACCGGGTTCGGTCTCTCGATCGTCTCGCGGATCGTCGACGCCCACGGCTGGGCGATCGAGGTGACCGGCGGTCCCGACGGCGGCGCGCGCTTCGAGGTGACCAGCGTCGACTGCTGTGACACGCCTCGGGCGCCCGCCACCGCCGGCGACTGA